One window of the Allosaccharopolyspora coralli genome contains the following:
- a CDS encoding helix-turn-helix domain-containing protein yields the protein MSTMEPVLLRVPEVAQLLNIGRTRVYDLIRTGELVSVKVFGSRRVPRSALDAYVASLIEEVA from the coding sequence ATGTCCACTATGGAACCGGTGCTTCTGCGCGTGCCGGAGGTCGCGCAGTTGCTCAACATCGGTCGCACCCGAGTTTACGACCTGATCCGAACCGGGGAACTCGTCTCGGTGAAGGTGTTCGGTTCGCGCCGAGTGCCTCGGTCCGCCCTGGATGCCTACGTGGCGTCGTTGATCGAGGAGGTGGCCTGA
- a CDS encoding replication initiator has translation MTASTPTFTPSTGHTRSVLGVGAAAETPPNTDVAGLVHRASQPGYEKWLRHIAPAAGCRYPIRLAGRSTSADPATGEVTTDVDTTHMPDGVLYTACGNRRASVCPHCAETYRADTYHLVHAGLLGGKGVPDTVTEHPTVFLTLAAPSFGAVHTAHKTGKPCHPRRDPHVCEHGVTFTCLRRHDTGDDYAGRPFCLDCYDHQAQVVFNAYAGELWRYTSQNMRREVERLGKRYGVKLRVSYAKVAEFQARGVVHFHTLIRLDGVDPLEPDTITPPAPRVHVAFFEHALRQAAETTTYRTPAHPEKPEGWLLAWGERSIDTRQVRLTVRDLDDTGALTDTAVAGYLAKYATKATETTGHLSRRLTHDTVGYYADATTHPGRLIAAAWYLGQLPDGIARLDEDVWERIAFQKAWAGLHRWAHQLGFGGHFSTKSRRYSTTLATLRAARRNWKREYAHTEDYPDDTIEPGEEPDILTIGHLSYAGIGWHTTADAQLANTAAAKAREHRHTAKEECQ, from the coding sequence GTGACCGCCTCGACGCCGACCTTCACCCCCAGCACCGGGCACACCCGCTCGGTCCTGGGGGTGGGAGCCGCTGCCGAGACACCCCCCAACACCGACGTCGCCGGCTTAGTGCACCGGGCCTCGCAACCCGGCTACGAGAAGTGGCTCCGACACATCGCCCCGGCCGCCGGCTGCCGCTATCCCATCCGCCTCGCCGGCCGCTCGACGAGTGCCGACCCGGCCACCGGTGAGGTCACCACTGACGTGGACACCACGCACATGCCGGATGGGGTGCTCTACACCGCCTGCGGCAACCGCCGCGCCAGCGTGTGTCCGCACTGTGCCGAGACCTACCGGGCCGACACCTACCACCTCGTGCACGCCGGCCTACTCGGCGGCAAAGGCGTCCCCGACACCGTCACCGAACACCCCACCGTCTTCCTGACCCTCGCCGCCCCCTCCTTTGGGGCCGTGCACACCGCCCACAAAACCGGCAAACCCTGCCACCCACGCCGAGACCCACACGTCTGCGAGCACGGCGTCACGTTCACCTGCTTGCGCCGACACGACACCGGCGACGACTACGCGGGCCGCCCGTTCTGTCTGGACTGCTACGACCACCAAGCCCAAGTGGTGTTCAACGCCTACGCCGGGGAACTGTGGCGCTACACCAGCCAAAACATGCGACGCGAAGTCGAACGCCTCGGGAAACGCTACGGCGTCAAACTGCGCGTCTCCTACGCCAAAGTCGCCGAATTCCAAGCACGCGGCGTCGTGCACTTCCACACCCTCATCCGCCTCGACGGCGTTGATCCCCTCGAGCCGGACACCATCACCCCGCCCGCCCCCCGGGTGCACGTGGCGTTCTTCGAACACGCTCTGCGCCAAGCTGCGGAGACCACGACCTATCGCACCCCGGCCCACCCGGAGAAACCCGAGGGATGGCTGCTCGCGTGGGGCGAGCGCTCGATCGATACCCGGCAGGTGCGGCTGACCGTCCGCGACCTCGACGACACCGGCGCCCTCACCGACACCGCCGTCGCCGGATATCTGGCGAAGTACGCCACGAAAGCCACCGAGACCACCGGGCACCTCTCCCGCCGGCTGACCCACGACACCGTCGGCTACTACGCCGATGCCACCACCCACCCCGGCCGGCTCATCGCCGCCGCCTGGTACCTCGGCCAGTTACCGGATGGCATCGCACGCCTCGACGAAGACGTATGGGAACGCATCGCCTTCCAAAAAGCCTGGGCAGGCCTACACCGATGGGCACACCAACTCGGCTTCGGCGGCCACTTCTCCACGAAGTCCCGCCGCTACTCCACCACCCTCGCCACCCTCCGCGCCGCCCGCCGCAACTGGAAACGCGAATACGCCCACACCGAGGACTACCCCGACGACACCATCGAACCCGGCGAAGAACCCGACATCCTCACCATCGGCCACCTCAGCTACGCCGGCATCGGCTGGCACACCACCGCCGATGCCCAGCTGGCCAACACCGCCGCCGCCAAAGCCCGCGAACACCGACACACCGCCAAGGAGGAATGTCAGTGA
- a CDS encoding FtsK/SpoIIIE domain-containing protein: protein MSTDTQPLDKPVPVSGLSIYDPVHLGIDERGYGVDIELIYRNILLGGEPGSGKSVALNNIVAHAAMCTDTRLWLFDGKQVELGLWKSVSDVFVGPDIDAGLQRLQELQRVMDWRYDELDRVRRRKVTQTDPVDVIVAVIDEIAYYSATIGSKEQQEKFVRLVRDLVARGRAAGVIVVAATQRPSADIIPTSLRDLFGFRCAFRCTTEASSDIILGHGWAKQGQSATHIAPEDRGIGLLLAEGGMPRRMKSAYLSDADIYALVDYAHQLRTTIAY, encoded by the coding sequence ATGTCGACTGACACCCAACCCCTGGACAAGCCAGTGCCCGTCTCGGGGCTGTCGATCTACGACCCCGTGCACCTCGGTATCGACGAGCGGGGCTATGGCGTGGACATCGAGTTGATCTACCGCAACATTCTGCTCGGCGGCGAACCCGGCTCCGGCAAATCTGTGGCGCTGAACAACATCGTCGCCCACGCCGCGATGTGCACCGACACCCGCCTGTGGCTCTTCGACGGCAAACAAGTCGAACTCGGCCTGTGGAAGTCCGTCTCCGACGTGTTCGTCGGACCCGACATCGACGCCGGCCTTCAACGGCTTCAGGAACTGCAGCGCGTCATGGATTGGCGCTACGACGAGTTGGACCGTGTGCGCCGCCGCAAGGTCACCCAAACCGACCCGGTCGACGTGATCGTCGCGGTGATCGATGAGATCGCCTACTACTCGGCGACGATCGGCAGCAAGGAACAACAGGAGAAGTTCGTGCGCCTCGTGCGCGACCTGGTTGCGCGGGGGCGTGCCGCCGGCGTCATCGTCGTCGCCGCCACCCAACGACCGTCTGCGGACATCATCCCCACCAGCCTGCGGGACTTGTTCGGGTTCCGGTGCGCGTTCCGGTGCACCACCGAAGCTTCCTCGGACATCATTCTCGGGCACGGCTGGGCCAAACAGGGCCAATCCGCGACCCACATCGCACCCGAAGACCGAGGCATCGGCCTGCTGCTGGCCGAAGGTGGCATGCCGCGTCGGATGAAATCCGCCTACCTTTCCGATGCCGACATTTACGCGCTCGTGGACTACGCCCACCAACTCCGCACCACCATCGCCTACTAG